The sequence aggaatttatgactaatgttattggtttgcattgttttattatagatactgatattgcagaacGGCAGAAACTAGTAGATTCAGAaaatattacgggatcatcGCAGGACGGTCCCCACATTATTCATtgtatttaatcacattttcatagtcccacaaaatgcagatgcccttgtcaCACAGTTATTTAAGAACACAGGAGTTTTCTAGTTGTTCACTTGGTAACATGCAacttctggtgaataaactccCCAGTATCAGTGCTGGTGGTCGAACATGGCTGGCTGAATTACAAAATTTAACCAAAGGCTCACAACTGGCTCTCGGTGAGTTTAGAgccattttaagactttctgTGTCTGCGCCTGTAATAACGGATATTGAAAAGGTTGCTCAAACGTTTCATATGCCTgatgaaactttattgtcttCAGTAATTTCTTCCTTGGAAGTTGCAATTGTACAACACTTTCCATTGTCCACATCAATTGAGCTTCCTAAATTTGACTGGAACCCACGACAGCGTCCTGCAGATTACATAACTCAAGCTGCAGAGACATGGATCAAACACACgggtgtggatcctaaaacaaattgctccaatctgggtgaattatttagagGGGCAGTTTTGGATGGGGTTCCTTCTTTAGTGTCCCTGCTTATGAAACAAAATCCTGATATACCTGGGTGTTCGTATGCTCGCTGGGAAACCTGTTTGATCGACTATTTGCATGTGGCTCAAAGGGAGGACAGGAAGTCGAAGCAGGACTTAGAGGACTTGCAACTTCAATTACTTAAATTACAGTTACTAGAAGCAAAGCGGAAAGTGACCAAGAGAAAGCAGGAGCTGACACAAAGAACTGTCTCTGCGGGTGCATCATGTGGTGCTCAGACCCTGACGGTTCCACCACAGTCTAATTTCATTCAAGGAGGGGGGCCACCTCCTCCGCTTTTCTGTTCTGTATTTGATTCCAGATTTGCTGTTCCTGTGTATGGACGCGGATCTCATTGTGACAGTCAGTGCAGACATGGAGACAGGACCAGGAGACCGAGTAGACGGGGCGGACATGTCAGAACTTTTCGACCATCTACAGACATCTGCTTTAAATGTGGTCTCTCTGGGCACTGGGCCAGGGACTGTTTCGCATCACTAAATCCTGGCATGAAATCCTGGCATGAGCTCCCATCCggaaggtcagtaccccagaaaagggataacgctcccatgaacaatgtttcctcaccctggagAAGTGGCCAGCGCTCATGAACAGCGCAGATCCCAAGCTGTCAAGGGAAGTGACTGTATGAATTTTTGCGCACATTGGAGCCACCTGTTTCATCAAACACTGAGTTGTGGACTgagactttgtcactgaggtgcttgCTGTGACGTTGCAGCGACCTACTGCCACACTGGGGGAAGAGATGTACAGTTCCATGCATGGAAGCCTTTGAATATGAAGTCTCACCTCCATCTCGTGTTTGCTTGATCTGTCACATGTCATTCCGGGTCCATCTCAGGTGCCGCAGCCTGgtatcaaacattttttaaggTAATTCAGACTGATTTTTCTACCAATATACTTTTGACCAAATTTTATGGAAtgtgatttctaatattttttctgtctccAACTCTTGAGCTTCCAGGTAAATGGATTGGTGCAGGTGATAAAttcttaaggcagccgattGAGCAGATACGAACactacaggtttgcggttttgaaaactatactactgtctcttaaattttttactatataactgatatgttccttttaaacatgagttttaattctattatgtccaggaccatattgctcataattgacagcagaaggtgtattttaccatcacaattattagcagacAATCCacaggggtgggaatacttttatGTGCTACACTTCTACTTAGGTCTCTGTGGGTTCTGGTTGACAactgcatgtcataaatttTCACAAGGGGGGTTACAACGTCCTGAGGGGACAGGTTTATTACATGGGCCTCTCGGTAAgcacagatgtgtcctgcttgggacattctgtttttaaacaacataggttaaacggatctgttaggTTCTTTCTTAAATAGCTCtcaagtattgagatttttctattgtacaatataactgttgcatgctaaaacttttttcaccagactttgctgttaccaggtgttttattcaggtaaaacccaatattttatcagtatgtaagtaccttggaacgTTCAGCATTTTCATACCATCAAATTGCTGTGAGCACATTAGTTTAgaataatcattatttcaatgggtacactgtTCTTTTTATAGGACTTTTTGTAGATTTGtgggattatgaaattgcattaagttttgatctgaattcaggatatagggcagtgtttttcatacttcaattcagataattatttgcagttaattgattccctgtggtgactaatactattctttgttaatgttttgtaacaaaattaattttgttccaagcagagggatatgacataaacatttagaTGATAACACTATATTGTAAAGCTATAcagatcttaaactttatatcaacccttggcaCAAGTAATTTAAGGGAAGGATTCTTGTGCAGGACACCACAGAGGTATGTAACTGCATTGTAAATCagataacggttgtttaaacaaaaagaaaacccccacaaaagaccttacccatggctctctgttaagtgactcccaaaacagaactgtaaattacatttaattagcGGAGTGTCAGACACCACAAATCTGCTACAGATAGATTATATGAGGGGGTTCTTGGATAAAGGCTTAAACAGTTTAGGCAGGACaaaaaagtgaatgttaaattaaacagaaaaactacataaactacaaaaaactggataaaacagagataaacagagggtaacttactgcatatttagtttactttaaaatcattggtgtgtcaggtaggattcaaagccacgtatatctgttgcagtaaactggatcaggatttgtaacaactggataaaacaaaatgaaggtttgcttttcctctcagattaaaaataggaacttttttacAGCATAGACATCTGAGTAAATGGTACAGAAGTGAGGTGTGGTGactgctgaaaggttttgtgtggagtGACTGCTGaatggtaatctttaatctttaatccagagagcattctgacattcttacaggataacagtgttatggaaatataatcactTACATATAATAATGTAGTTTAAAGTAATATAGATGTTAACCTTAACCCAGTGACCTGAACAGATGAGGATGTATGTAGAACAAAGGGTGTTTTCACACTTCAGTGGGCAAGTGTACATCCCAGGATGCACCGAGGccatatgacagtcttgtgagcAGATAACGCTGTTAAAAATGCTTACATGAggcttttcattgttttagttAACTTCCAGGAAACAAGCCAGGAACCAAGCTAGATTAAATTTAACGGTCAAAGGTTAGGCAGCAGACTCACTATCTCAAGGAAACTTAGACAAAAGGTTGGTCCAGCACAAACGGGCCTTACATACGTCTTGTTACTATACTTTGATTTCACAACTgcattaactaatttttgattttacagacaGGGGGATCTTCACCAGAGATTAACGTATTTGTGTGGTCGttgcattttcttacaggacAGCGTAAGGACGAGGAAAGaggaattgcaataaaatgtctcattaactattacatttctaaaataggtttctcATAGGATGGAGAAGAAACAACAAGAAGGTTGGTTCAGATTAATGGGGAaaattctaaacacaattggtTAAAGTTCTGTGCACAGACGTAAATTGGAAATGGGGTGAAAAAGCTGTGAAGTgttttcttgtgggagtgttcagttaatttcattacaggatatgtttccatatgactgaaaggagcttttcgggaccgaagtcaacctccggaattacaggtagcacacgacatttgatatttaaacgattgtcgtgtaagtttcaggttgtattgGAGACATTACATTAGGAGAGTTCAGGAATGGGAGGGGGAGTTCAGTCACCCCCGACTTCGACGAGAGTGCACGCTAAGGTTATCGACAagcagatgtggtgggccagaggtcaggggcccatcagactCCAGGAGCCGTGTGTACCAGCCACCAGAGGTTTCCAGGGAGACATCaccggaacaacttatctcgcagagccacccacggaggggcagctggaattttattttgttttcgttttttatttttaataaagattaacatacagttctgtggagaccgcggttggaacactgactctttacaccatcttctttaaaggcgagaagaagacatcttcgagatgcaagacatcatgacaacaattgaatgcattgtgtaaaagaaaaaaaaaaaatgagagttttgtaaccactgcatatgtcttataagttccatattcataaggtgttcaatattagtatcgttagaatcttggttttgtattgcatgaaaatctgttttttattctgtggtttgatctgagtgtagtgctttcatgggttatctttatttctaagaagcattttgttaatctaggttaggactcttaaagtcatatttagatcatataatagtttctggtagttgcacatttatcttagctttgcacctctcggataaaggtgcttacttttcttgattctagtaggttagagattcagataggtttagtagctttttagcttatacttgggttattttacatttaaggggaacatttgaacttcatttgatttcataagtcgccaacagaggggacagtgggttacaatattacatcttactatttacattttgtttaagggtttcaagacatagacttagtttagcctagttattggtttgatccttgagggatcaaaacagaggggttgttgagaattaaaaatatatcttagttagggttactgaggaaagcagagttgggtctgtcctttcctgctccagcgtaagataaacatggagttttattgccctgagggggtggtcagcaggagagggggtcagtcatcctacctctgagccatgcaggaggag comes from Fundulus heteroclitus isolate FHET01 chromosome 4, MU-UCD_Fhet_4.1, whole genome shotgun sequence and encodes:
- the LOC118562957 gene encoding uncharacterized protein LOC118562957, with amino-acid sequence MQMPLSHSYLRTQEFSSCSLGNMQLLVNKLPSISAGGRTWLAELQNLTKGSQLALGEFRAILRLSVSAPVITDIEKVAQTFHMPDETLLSSVISSLEVAIVQHFPLSTSIELPKFDWNPRQRPADYITQAAETWIKHTGVDPKTNCSNLGELFRGAVLDGVPSLVSLLMKQNPDIPGCSYARWETCLIDYLHVAQREDRKSKQDLEDLQLQLLKLQLLEAKRKVTKRKQELTQRTVSAGASCGAQTLTVPPQSNFIQGGGPPPPLFCSVFDSRFAVPVYGRGSHCDSQCRHGDRTRRPSRRGGHVRTFRPSTDICFKCGLSGHWARDCFASLNPGMKSWHELPSGRSVPQKRDNAPMNNVSSPWRSGQRS